The genomic DNA CTTTTCACCCCACCTACGGACCAAGGGCGCCAACGCAGCCTGGGCAAAATCCCCATCTTCCAGAGCAGGTGTCCAACTAGGGCCATTTGCACCACACCACCAACCAAAACACCCCAAGCAAGATACTCACCCGGCTCAAAACCCAACAGTCCATCGGGAACCAAAGCGAAGAGAATAAACACCAAATTAAACAAGGCCGGAGCCATCGCCGGAACGAGGAACTTCTTCCAGGCATTGGCAATAGCCATGTAATAGGCATAAAGAGTTACCAGGAACAGATAGCCAAACATGATCCGCCCCAAATAGATGGTGATTTCCAGCTTTCCGTCCACGGCCAGAAAACCATCACCTCCTACCAAAAGAGCCATAAGCTCCTTCATGAAAATCACACCTAACGCCGACAGAACTCCCGCTACAATAACTAAAAGAGTGAGAATTCCACTGGCCAGATCCTGGGCGGACTTGAGGGCAGCCTCTTCCCCCTGCCCCTGTTGAGGAGTGCGCCTTTCGATATAAATGGGAATAAAACTGACCGAGAGGGAACCTTCGCCCAATAGTCGCCGGAACATGTTGGGCAGGCGAAAGGCCACCACAAAGGCGTCAGTCACCGTACGCGAAAAAAAAGCCGCCAGGAGGACATCACGGACAACCCCTAGCACCCGGCTCGAGAGGGTTCCCAAGGACATGGCTGCGGCTGATCTTACAACTGATTGTTTTTGCTGCGTTTTTTCCAATTACTGAGCCTACCCCGAGATTCTCCCCCACCTGCGTAAGACTTGCGCTCCGCCCCGGCTTATGGTATTCCCGGTCCTTCGGTCATTCCGATACTTTGAGTTAATCATTGGAGGTTACAAGTTGGCAAACCATAAGTCGGCAGCAAAACGTGCTCGCCAAGCCAAGAAAAAAACGGCTGTGAATTCCCGCGCAAAGTCCGCGGTTCGTACTTTTGAAAAGAACCTAAGAAAAGCTCTGAGCGCCAAGGATGCTGATGCCGCTCAAAAACTGCTGGTGGCCTACACCTCTAAGGCAGGAAAAGCTGCTCAAAAAGGAATCTTGAAAGCAAAGGCCGCTTCTCGCAAGATCAGCCGCTTGTCCAAGAACGTTCACCAGTTGGTTGCTGGAAAGTAATTCACCTGACGATGATTAGACGGCTTTTAAGATAGCCTCGTCGGCTGTCTTAGAAGCCACAAATGTCCTAATCGCCCTCTTCATATTGAAATCCAAATTTAAAAACTCAACACCATAGCGAGTCCCGTTGGGCTGGCAGTAGCGAACAATTCCGCGCACTACGGTTTGTCCCGCACCTGGAATGCGAAAGGTGATGACCAACCTCTGCTCGGCCGAAAGCTTGTGCTCACAAGTGATGAGCATGCCCCCCTCGCCGATCTCAAAGCTACGGCCAATGGAATACCTGCCCCCAATCAATAGGCCGATACGAGCTTCAAATACCCGGCGAGGAACCCGCCGGCGGCGAATCCCAGAAAGCTCTTCATTTGTTTTTCCGGCCTGGTCAGCCATGGATTAACCTCGACTTCAATCTAGTCCACTACACCTAGAAAAGACCCTTCTCTGGATCGGCAAATAAAAGCCAAGACATGAGCGAGTGAAACGTTTTGGGACAGCGATTTCTTAGACTCGACTTCCGTCGGTGGCGATTACCCTAAGAGCAGGTGCGAATAATGAAATTCTCCAACCAGATGTGGCTTGAGATGGGAGATGACTTGAGAGCCCTATCTGTCTCGTGCAAAGCCTGTAAGGCGCGGTTGATCTTATCAGGCGACCAAGCCCGCGATTGGTTGACGTACTCCTGCAGAAAGAACTGGGGGACTCCTGCCTGGCTGCTAAGGCGTGCACCCGCCAATCCTGCCGCCATGCCCTCACGAATGGTATGGAGAATGCGAATATGGCGAGTGATTAAGCTCAATGCCCCCACTTCATTTTGTCCGTGTTCCAGCAAATTGGCCAAACACACCAGAGCATGAGCCCGGTCGCGGCGACCAATGGCATTAGCCAAATCAAAGATACTATCGATTCGCGAGCGACTCACCAGTCGCATCACATCCTCTTCACTCACCGGCCGGTTTTCATCACCCAGGTACTGGCGGAGCTTGAGCATCTCGTTGTTGATTTCTCCAAGATTACTGCCCACAAACTGCTGCAACAGGGCAGCCACTCCACGGCCAAGCTCAACCTCATGGCGGTAAGCAATGTACTCAATCCACGAGGCAACCTGGTTATCAAAGGGCCTCTTGAGCTCTACAATGACACCGGCATCCTTGATCTTGCGAAAATACTTTTTGCGCTTGTCGGCCTTTTCTGCGACCAAAATAAAGGTGGTCGTGGGGACTGGATCTTCCATCACCGGAACAAGCTCTTCCCATTCCTTGTCCTTGAGGCCCTTGCCAATCTTGTAAACCACAACCCGACGGGGGCTCATCATAGTCAAAGTTTCAACAGCATCTTTAACATGCGAAGGCGATGTTTCCGGGTAATGAAACTGATCGGAACTGAAGTCGTCCACGCCATCAGGTAAAGCCTTGGTCTTCAGTAATTTGACTGCCTCATCCACCAAATAGGGCTCATCACCAAATACCAAATACAAAGGTCCTGGAACCTTTTTGTCCAAGTACTTCTGCAGTTTTCTTAAGTCCCACGCCACACTTGCTGCCATTAAAAACTCTCGGTTAATCGGTCATGAGCCTCGACCATCATGTCCACTGCCATTTTTGCAATATTTTGATGACGGGCGCTCTGATTGTAAAGCGCATTTGCTGAATTCAAGCCTGCTGAACCCAACTGGGGTGCAAAATAGGCTCTCTCGTTTTGAAAAACACTTTCCCACAAGACCTTGTTATCCGAATTCCGCCGCAGGCGAACACGAGTGGTCACCAAAACACGATACTCAGTGGTCAAAACCGCCCCCAAAGGCAAGTGAATGATTTCATTTTGCGTAGCCTTGGCACTTCGCTCAAAGACAATGTCTTCAACAATGCCCTCAAGGGTGACCGGAGATTCATTCTTACCCACCACTCGAGCCACCCCGCTGCGGGCCAACTGGCGGATCATTTCATTGGTAAAATAGCTTTCAATTCCCACTTCAGAGGTTTGATTTTTAAATACTGGAATCGACACCTGATCATAGCCACCAGGTAACTTTCGCGGTCGGAATCCCAAATGATAGCCACAACCTGAACCAATCAGGGCGAAAATGAAGGCCAAGCTGAGAAAAACCAGGCGTTTAGAGAGATTCACAGCCACAAGGTAACCAGTCTGGAGCCCCAATTCAAGAATCAAATGCCTATTGCGAACAGCGGTCGAATGCGTTATTTCTGAGCAAATTTTCACAAGGATTCCAATCAGATGGCCAACCACCCTGAACATCCCTACCGGCTCTTTGCCCCCGGCCCAGTTCCCCTTTCAGAAGGCGTCCGGCAAGCATTGTCCGAAACCATGATTCACCACCGCAGTGAGGCTTTTCGGATAATTTTACGTGAGTCCTTGGATCTTCTTCAGCACGTGTTTCAAACTCGTCAGCCGGTCATGATGTTGAGTGCCGCCGGCAGCGGAGCCATGGAGGCGGCGCTGGTGAACATCCTTTCTCCAGCCGATGAAGCCCTGTTCGTGGTGTCGGGAAAGTTTGGCGAGCGATGGTGGAAGATGGGGCAGGCTTATGGCGTCAAGTGCTATGTACTCGAAGTCCCATGGGGTGAAGCGGTTTCACTCAGCCAGCTTGAGGGAGAACTCAAAAAACACCCTCGGGTAAAGGCGGTCTTTTGTCAGGCCTGCGAGACCAGCACGGCTGTGGCCCATCCCATCCAGGAGATGGCCGGCACCATTCGGCAATATGCTCACGACTGCCTGTTTGTGATTGATGCCATGACTGCTATGGGAGCTATGCCCTTGCCTATGGACGAATGGGATTTGGACGTGGTTGTGTCGGGATCGCAAAAGGCCTTTATGCTGCCAGCCGGCCTCTCCTTTATTGCGCTTTCTGAGCGCGCGTGGAAGGCCGCCAATAAATGCACAACACCAAAGTTTTATTTTGATTTGGCCGCTGAATTGGAAGCCAATAGCAAAAATGAAACCCGCTTTAGCTCAGCCGTGAGCCTGATCCGTGGCCTTCATTCCGCCCTCAAAGAAAATTTTGCCGAGGATGAAAGAATCAAAAAGATTCGGCGCTGTGAAACTCTAGCCCACGCCACCCGGGAAATCTGCACCAAGTGCTACGGCATGGAAGTTTACGCCAAAGCCCCATCCTCATCCGTCACGGCCATTAATATTCCTGCGGCCATTCAAGACAAGGGACTCAACAAGGTTTTGCTCAACAAGTACAACTTGTTTATTGGTGGCGGCCAAGATCACCTAAAGGGAAAGATCTTCCGTATTGGGCACTTGGGTCACATCACGGACGGGGACCAATTGTTTCTTGCTCAGGCCCTGGGTTTGGCCCTTCAGGAGTGCGGATGGAAGAAGGCGACTGACGCCAATATTACGGCAGCAGTTGATCTCACCCGTCGACTTCTTCAGGAAACG from Pseudobdellovibrionaceae bacterium includes the following:
- the rpsT gene encoding 30S ribosomal protein S20; its protein translation is MANHKSAAKRARQAKKKTAVNSRAKSAVRTFEKNLRKALSAKDADAAQKLLVAYTSKAGKAAQKGILKAKAASRKISRLSKNVHQLVAGK
- a CDS encoding PilZ domain-containing protein, translated to MADQAGKTNEELSGIRRRRVPRRVFEARIGLLIGGRYSIGRSFEIGEGGMLITCEHKLSAEQRLVITFRIPGAGQTVVRGIVRYCQPNGTRYGVEFLNLDFNMKRAIRTFVASKTADEAILKAV
- the holA gene encoding DNA polymerase III subunit delta — translated: MAASVAWDLRKLQKYLDKKVPGPLYLVFGDEPYLVDEAVKLLKTKALPDGVDDFSSDQFHYPETSPSHVKDAVETLTMMSPRRVVVYKIGKGLKDKEWEELVPVMEDPVPTTTFILVAEKADKRKKYFRKIKDAGVIVELKRPFDNQVASWIEYIAYRHEVELGRGVAALLQQFVGSNLGEINNEMLKLRQYLGDENRPVSEEDVMRLVSRSRIDSIFDLANAIGRRDRAHALVCLANLLEHGQNEVGALSLITRHIRILHTIREGMAAGLAGARLSSQAGVPQFFLQEYVNQSRAWSPDKINRALQALHETDRALKSSPISSHIWLENFIIRTCS
- a CDS encoding alanine--glyoxylate aminotransferase family protein; translation: MANHPEHPYRLFAPGPVPLSEGVRQALSETMIHHRSEAFRIILRESLDLLQHVFQTRQPVMMLSAAGSGAMEAALVNILSPADEALFVVSGKFGERWWKMGQAYGVKCYVLEVPWGEAVSLSQLEGELKKHPRVKAVFCQACETSTAVAHPIQEMAGTIRQYAHDCLFVIDAMTAMGAMPLPMDEWDLDVVVSGSQKAFMLPAGLSFIALSERAWKAANKCTTPKFYFDLAAELEANSKNETRFSSAVSLIRGLHSALKENFAEDERIKKIRRCETLAHATREICTKCYGMEVYAKAPSSSVTAINIPAAIQDKGLNKVLLNKYNLFIGGGQDHLKGKIFRIGHLGHITDGDQLFLAQALGLALQECGWKKATDANITAAVDLTRRLLQETR